The Chamaesiphon minutus PCC 6605 DNA window ACCGTCCCGTACTCAAAGGTCTCAAAGAATCTGAAATTGACGGAGCCTACGCGCTGACGTTACAATTCTATTCGCCATTTATGACACTCGATGTGTGGGAAGAAAAACGCGAGAAAATAGCGAGATTTTTTGGCCCTGGGATCGATGCGAAGATCGAGCCAGATCTCGAAAATGAAGAAATAAATGTTAGTCTAATTGTCGATCGCGCGACCGAGCGAGTTACTTCTCCAGTCTGACGGCATACCATTGCAAGTACTGCCCAGGGCCTAGATCGAGTTCGCAGCTAGTATCTAACAAGTATTTGACGCGCTCGTCAACATTATTAATTTGTAAGACATCGATCGGCAGATCTTCGGCAAATT harbors:
- a CDS encoding chlororespiratory reduction protein 7, whose product is MSDSLMFNNDAYVVLETDLPEQLLTPTEMFAKLQEIVVKFAEDLPIDVLQINNVDERVKYLLDTSCELDLGPGQYLQWYAVRLEK